A window of the Alnus glutinosa chromosome 4, dhAlnGlut1.1, whole genome shotgun sequence genome harbors these coding sequences:
- the LOC133866953 gene encoding beta-fructofuranosidase, insoluble isoenzyme CWINV1-like codes for MYYKGVYHLFYQFNPYGAVWGNISWAHSISYDLVDWVHLEPAINPSQPFDINGCWSGSTTFLPGEKPAILYTGEDLKNRQVQNLAVPKNVSDPLLREWVKSPHNPLLTPIDDIDPQNFRDPTTAWQGPDRVWRVIVGSKINGRGMAILYRSKDFVEWTRSKNPLHSSTKTGMWECPDFYPVSINNKNGEKKFSKHVLKASFNSQDHYILGNYTPRTDKFEVDTDFLDEGFDFRYDNGKFYASKTFYDSAKKRQILWGWVTESDSESDDIEKGWSGLQSIPRNILLSGTGRQLVLWPIKEIEKLRTNNVSFHDKELKGGSLFEVSGITASQADVEISFDLPNLDEAESIDPSWVDPQLLCSQKGASVRGTVGPFGLLVLASKDLTEQTAVFFRIFRRHDNYVVLMCSDQSRSSLREGLDKPIYGAFVSMDHLDRKISLRSLIDHSIIESFGGDGRTCITARVYPKLAIHREGHLYVFNNGTSSVRTSSLNAWSMKRAQIFPMQKRRKQQINYK; via the exons ATGTATTATAAGGGAGTTTACCATCTATTCTACCAATTCAATCCATATGGTGCGGTGTGGGGAAACATATCATGGGCTCATTCAATATCCTACGATCTTGTTGATTGGGTTCATCTTGAACCTGCCATTAACCCATCACAGCCTTTTGACATCAATGGTTGCTGGTCGGGTTCAACTACATTTCTTCCAGGGGAAAAACCTGCCATTTTGTACACCGGAGAGGACCTCAAAAACCGTCAAGTTCAAAATCTGGCAGTGCCCAAGAATGTTTCTGACCCGCTGCTAAGAGAATGGGTGAAATCTCCTCATAATCCTCTGCTCACTCCAATCGATGACATTGATCCACAGAATTTCAGAGACCCAACAACTGCTTGGCAAGGCCCCGACAGAGTATGGCGGGTCATCGTTGGGAGCAAGATAAATGGTCGGGGAATGGCAATTCTATATCGAAGCAAAGATTTTGTTGAATGGACTAGGAGTAAGAATCCGCTCCACTCATCAACAAAAACTGGCATGTGGGAATGTCCAGATTTTTACCCTGTCAGTATCAACAAcaaaaatggagagaagaaaTTTTCCAAGCATGTGCTCAAGGCAAGCTTCAATAGTCAGGACCACTACATATTGGGAAATTACACGCCCAGAACAGACAAATTTGAGGTTGACACCGACTTCTTGGATGAAGGTTTTGATTTCCGATATGACAATGGGAAATTTTATGCTTCCAAAACATTCTACGACAGTGCTAAGAAGAGGCAGATATTATGGGGCTGGGTGACTGAGTCTGATAGTGAATCAGATGACATTGAGAAAGGATGGTCCGGGCTTCAG TCAATTCCTAGAAATATTCTGCTTAGCGGAACTGGACGACAATTAGTGTTGTGGCCAATCAAAGAAATAGAGAAACTACGCACCAACAATGTGAGTTTCCATGATAAGGAGCTCAAGGGTGGTTCCCTTTTCGAAGTTTCAGGAATTACAGCTTCACAG GCCGATGTGGAAATTTCATTTGATCTGCCCAATCTGGATGAAGCTGAGTCTATAGACCCGAGTTGGGTTGATCCCCAACTGCTCTGTAGTCAAAAGGGAGCATCTGTTAGAGGCACAGTAGGGCCATTTGGTTTGCTGGTTCTGGCTTCTAAGGACTTAACAGAGCAAACTGCAGTCTTCTTTCGTATATTTAGAAGGCATGACAATTATGTTGTGCTCATGTGTAGCGATCAAAGCAG GTCTTCGTTGAGGGAAGGGCTTGACAAGCCCATCTATGGAGCATTTGTGTCTATGGATCATCTTGACAGGAAAATATCATTAAGAAGCTTG ATAGACCATTCAATTATTGAGAGTTTTGGTGGGGATGGGAGGACTTGCATCACTGCTAGAGTTTATCCAAAATTGGCGATTCATAGAGAAGGCCACCTATATGTATTCAACAATGGAACCTCGAGTGTCAGAACTTCGAGCCTGAATGCTTGGAGCATGAAGAGAGCTCAAATTTTTCCCATGCAAAAGAGACGAAAGCAACAAATCAATTACAAGTAA